The following are from one region of the Geoalkalibacter subterraneus genome:
- a CDS encoding TonB-dependent receptor, with translation MKNQHRITSDKMLASSARALIVLMLIVYATPVAAGDPLSFIGNWNYRKSGGDTGDSSLFNHTYTLIYSKELSDAMAFSASVRYNENIPSGDLEKTDSINPTLSLDTRNDFFSLNLNASRTELNREDNPSRTDQSWSANFQTQVEQWPSLRLYYNQNSSYDDGSPRRQDVDSDVFGATIEYTIAHFDLLYDFRRSESQDHVNRSDTETTDHTAQVGYSNAFFGNRVSVAASQQYQSFKTSTETRVGVGGRFFVPAFLFGGFSSEDDTPATGTPANNPALIDGDTDASAGIDITGTTIKQNMAVQINLQPIDRVRIYLDRMIDTATQNRLQWSIYQSSDLTNWTQITNILPVFYDEENGRTLVVLDLVDAAESRYIKVVSDTTLPSTISVFVTEMEAGTVRIATSDRFSINQRTINLQSQFSTTVRITDSWQVSYNLRRNENRPDNGLDTVQFNHTLSTRYNPSELLTLSLGISENIDWTDSDEDRRSRSYFISVGSQPLPTLNYTLGYTRTETRSDEHGDIDGDSFSALVNATIFPDLTSSLSANWSQREDITDGRTNTVYGFNLDATARLSPRLDLNIDLGYTKSTSEGELIDDETTTGTRYGFNLGYRPSDILLFNGGFHRQVEENTSVVNASFTGLWTRKLQTIFGLTYSMGDEDSRQYTGTISWLVSRRISTQINGSYLDADSGDSWSILSSLHLTL, from the coding sequence ATGAAAAATCAGCACCGGATCACCTCCGACAAAATGCTTGCATCATCAGCTCGGGCGCTGATCGTCCTGATGCTGATCGTGTACGCAACGCCCGTTGCGGCCGGGGATCCGCTGAGCTTTATCGGCAACTGGAATTATCGTAAAAGCGGAGGAGATACAGGCGACAGTTCTCTTTTCAACCATACATATACGCTGATCTATTCCAAAGAACTCTCCGATGCCATGGCCTTCTCCGCTTCAGTTCGCTACAATGAAAACATTCCCTCCGGGGATCTGGAGAAGACCGATTCCATCAACCCCACTCTGTCCCTCGATACCCGCAATGATTTCTTCTCTCTCAATCTCAATGCCTCCCGAACCGAACTGAATCGCGAAGACAACCCTTCGCGAACGGATCAATCATGGAGCGCCAACTTTCAGACCCAGGTCGAGCAATGGCCAAGCCTGAGACTCTACTACAATCAGAACAGCAGCTACGATGACGGCTCGCCCCGACGCCAGGATGTCGATTCCGATGTTTTCGGAGCAACGATCGAATACACCATCGCCCATTTCGACCTGCTCTACGATTTTCGTCGCTCCGAAAGCCAGGATCATGTCAACCGCAGCGATACAGAAACCACCGACCACACAGCCCAGGTCGGCTATTCCAACGCGTTTTTCGGCAACCGGGTCAGCGTGGCCGCGTCCCAACAATATCAGAGCTTCAAAACCAGCACTGAAACCCGGGTCGGCGTGGGGGGCCGCTTTTTTGTGCCGGCTTTTCTTTTCGGCGGCTTCTCCAGCGAGGACGACACCCCGGCAACGGGCACACCTGCAAACAACCCGGCCCTGATCGACGGAGACACAGACGCCTCCGCCGGCATCGACATCACCGGCACGACGATCAAACAGAACATGGCTGTGCAGATAAATCTGCAGCCAATCGACCGGGTGCGCATATACCTTGACCGCATGATCGACACTGCGACCCAGAACCGGTTGCAGTGGAGCATCTATCAAAGCTCGGACCTGACCAACTGGACACAAATCACCAACATCCTGCCCGTCTTTTATGACGAGGAAAACGGTCGCACCCTGGTAGTTCTCGACCTTGTCGATGCCGCCGAATCCCGTTACATCAAAGTCGTGAGCGATACAACGCTGCCGTCCACGATCTCGGTTTTTGTCACTGAAATGGAAGCCGGCACAGTACGTATCGCAACTTCCGACCGCTTCAGCATCAATCAGCGCACCATCAATCTGCAGTCCCAGTTCAGCACGACGGTGCGCATTACGGATTCCTGGCAGGTCAGCTACAACCTGCGCCGCAACGAAAACCGTCCCGACAACGGCCTTGACACGGTACAGTTCAATCACACCCTGAGCACGCGCTACAACCCGAGCGAGCTTCTGACCCTGAGCCTGGGCATCTCCGAGAATATCGACTGGACCGACAGCGACGAAGACCGCCGCAGCCGCTCCTACTTCATCTCGGTCGGCTCCCAGCCTCTGCCGACACTGAACTATACACTGGGCTACACGCGCACGGAAACCCGCAGCGATGAGCATGGCGATATCGACGGCGACTCCTTCAGCGCCCTGGTCAATGCCACTATCTTCCCGGATTTGACCAGCAGTCTCTCGGCCAACTGGAGTCAAAGGGAAGACATTACCGACGGCAGAACGAACACGGTCTATGGATTCAACCTCGATGCCACGGCCCGGTTGAGCCCACGGCTCGATCTCAATATCGACCTGGGGTATACCAAATCCACCTCTGAAGGCGAACTCATCGATGACGAAACCACAACCGGCACCCGTTACGGCTTTAACCTCGGCTACCGCCCATCGGATATTCTGCTGTTCAATGGTGGATTCCATCGTCAGGTCGAGGAGAACACCTCGGTGGTCAATGCCTCTTTTACCGGCCTCTGGACACGCAAACTGCAGACCATTTTCGGGCTGACCTACTCCATGGGAGATGAAGACAGCCGACAGTACACTGGAACAATCAGCTGGCTGGTCAGCCGCAGAATTTCGACGCAGATCAATGGGAGTTATCTGGATGCAGATTCCGGCGACAGCTGGAGCATCCTTTCGAGCCTGCATCTAACGCTTTGA
- a CDS encoding CsgG/HfaB family protein, with product MQRYVFVSILALLFFAAGCSSPRHFAAESLELDYVKRIVVLPFENNTETKFAGQRFRDIVTTEILSAGLFDVVERGESQRFLREEVVSKEQEIIDQATALRLGQELNVEAYLAGAVNDFSERQNGSYNYPVVAATLRLVDVKTGQIIWQAGDSESGYRTFDRLFGFAAPDINQVGYRLARRLLSTIKGR from the coding sequence GTGCAAAGATATGTTTTCGTCAGCATTCTGGCGCTGCTGTTTTTTGCCGCAGGGTGTTCCTCACCTCGGCATTTCGCTGCGGAAAGCCTTGAACTTGACTATGTGAAGAGAATCGTGGTTCTTCCTTTTGAAAACAACACCGAGACCAAATTCGCCGGTCAGCGCTTTCGCGACATTGTCACGACCGAAATTCTCAGTGCCGGCCTCTTCGATGTGGTGGAGCGTGGCGAATCGCAACGCTTTCTGCGGGAAGAGGTTGTCAGCAAAGAGCAGGAAATAATCGATCAGGCGACCGCTTTGCGCCTCGGGCAGGAGCTTAATGTTGAAGCCTACCTGGCGGGAGCAGTCAACGACTTCTCCGAGCGGCAGAACGGCAGCTACAATTACCCGGTCGTCGCCGCGACTTTGCGCCTGGTCGACGTCAAGACCGGGCAGATTATCTGGCAGGCCGGCGACAGCGAGAGCGGTTACCGCACCTTTGACCGGCTGTTCGGATTTGCCGCCCCGGACATCAACCAGGTCGGGTATCGTCTTGCAAGGCGCCTGCTCTCGACAATCAAGGGGCGTTAA